Below is a genomic region from Fusarium oxysporum Fo47 chromosome VIII, complete sequence.
TGGTAGGTACCCTTGTGCTGGGATTTGTTATGGACGGGATGTTATGCTACGGTCGCTTCTTGTTCCAAGGCCACCATGTCCTACCCTCTAATCCTTTACATACCGTCAGTCAAAACACTTTTGAAGGAGTCTGGCAACTGCCCATTCCGATATTTCCACAGTCGACTCAGATCTCCCATCATAGGAACCCTATCCGGCCTCATACTCCCATTCTTCGACCCCTCGTCACCCGTCACAACAAAACCTGGGGGGAGTTCAGCCTTGGTGGTCACTTTCATAGTACCGTCCGTCCTAACACGAACTTTTCTGTGCATAAAGTCTCCCTCCGTAGCAGCTCTCGCCCTCTGAAGCGTCTTTTCCAAAGGGAAcatatcatcaagataaTGCTGATTCAGCTGATGCTCCCCCTCTATTAATAAACACCTTCCCCGCAAACCGATTCTCATTCTGCGTATAATGCCTCGTGAAATTAAGAACTCCAAAACGACACGCAGAGTCCTTCTCATTTACATAATGTTCAATATGAGGAATAACAGAAGACCTTGTGCCGTTGCCACGGTAGGGATTGCTAAAGTGGTTGGCGAGGTTGCCGAAAGTGTAGACTTCGAGTTTTTGAAGCTTGTCGAGGGGCATTTCATCGAGGAGCCAGTCGATGATCATGCCGCCTTCTATTCCGCATTGGGAGTGGAGGATAAGGATTACTTTCTTCTTGTGATCGTCAAGAAGGGCGTTTTTGACGAGGATGTAGCATTCTCGTACGTCTTGAGTTGCGTAGAGGAGCGCGCGTTGGATAAGACATTGGATGAGATCGAAGAAAACGCCGGCACTACGAACATTAGAATTGATGATTATGTGAAGAGTTATTTCTGGGACTCACGTTCAGTTGTGAATACCAACTACTGGCCGATGGAATGTTCGTGAGATCAGGTCGATATTCTTCTGGAACCAATTCTTGCTAAGGCCGCGGTCAGCAATGTTGACAGAACAAGTAGCAGAACCCACCCGACGCAGATACCGTTGAGGAATATCCAAGCCTCGTCGTCATGACGAGGCCAACTCCTCGTAAACCCATCTTCGGTCGACTTCAACCCACTACTGGGAATTCCCTTATTAAAATGCCAACAAACAAGTTCGCTGCAAAGAACACCCCAACATAACCGATATACACAAAAGTCGGGAGAAACGACAGTGTAAACAGAGAAACGAGGAAAGCGAACTGGGTTACAGAGAGAATACAGTGGATTGTGATGCCGATGAGGTTCTCACGAGAAGGATAAAGTTCACAGAACGGACCGGACTTCCAGGGATAAAGAGGTAGGGGAGATAAAAGAAGTCCTGGAAGAAGAGTTTTATGTcggagaggaagagaaagaggGGCGTTCCTGTGTAGGGAGGGGGTTTGCGGATTGGTTCGAGAGCTTCGTTGGAAGGGGGCTCCATGTAGGGGAGctctgagtctgagtctgagcCTGGGTTGGAATACATCTTGACTTGTTAACTGACCATTGAATAGTTACAAATACTATCACATGTTGGTGCTCCTGGAATGCGAGAGGCGTAAACGCCATGACTACGCCCACAGCAATGGCAATTCGCTCGTTAATTTGAAGCCACTGGCATAGAGTAAATTCACTTCTATTCTCAATTCCTTCTGCCTTGCCCTTAGGGAGCAGAAAATCTTCTGATCCTAAGTTTATGAAATACTTAACTTAGTCTAAAGATCTACTGAGTTTATCCTAAGTTTACCTAAATTTATCTAAGTCTTTTAGTCTTTTAGGATAGAGACCCTAAGTTTTTATGCCTCCCCTTGCTTGCCAGCGTGTGAAAGCATTCCGAAAGCAGACGATACGAGAAATTGGCTGGAACTGACATATCTCGGTGGATCTGTACCACGACTATCCATCTTGGAAAATTGTGATGTGTTAGACACTGAACTGGGCTGTACATGGTACAGTAGTGAGATACCAGATCGAGTTGCTGCTGAAGGCCAATAGTGTCGCAGTGTATCTCGATTTGTCCCATATTGTGGTAGAATTCACCCCACTTTTGGGCATCATCTGTCCTAGCGTGAACGTCACGCACTTGTCTTCGGAGGTTTCTGTACTTATACTAAGGGTGAAGCTGCTCTTGAGTACAACCGACATGGGTAAAGAGGTGGAGTGAAACTTGTTTGCTCGCCCTTAAAGGGACACTGAGGCAAATTAAATAGCCTTTCAGAACAATCTAGCTATCCCCGTAACATAGGGCACTTAACTGGGCTTCTCATCTTTTGGCCTAAGGGACTAGTGATATGTTATTCACTGCCGAGGGCACTGATACTTCTCTCGCCACGTTATGTCTgggaggcaagaagactTAGGATCTCTAATCTAAGTGATGATAAGATTCAGGTAAACTTAGGCAAATTTAGTAGACCTTAGACTACCTTAGGTCAGAAGTTTTGAGTGTTGTGATGTATACAGGAGGTAGTTGATGAGCAAGATGTCTTTAGTGATTTGTCTGCGCAATGGCAGAAACCTTGTATTTTGATGTTCTTTGGGTAGCTAATTGGCATGTAAGTGACTTTAATCCAGCTTACTTTCTAATTATTGCAAGTTTTGGGCTTCAATTCCGCAACGATGACTTTGCCGGTTTGCGTTGATGGCAGCTGTTAAGCATTTCCACCAAATTTGTTAGTGTACACTAACATTCTTGGCGCGTCAATTTCGACGAGCTCATCCAATGCGACCAAcctcatccatcttctcaacacaGCCACTGGGTTCCCTTCCATACCAAAATGGATGTCCCCGTCGCTGCCAATATTCTAGGCACACTCGGAGCTGTAAGTCCCCTTGTCTGCCCTGTTGAAACTCCTCTGCTGATGTTGCTAGGTCTGTTGGTCAATCCAGGTTAGTCCTCTCACCCACGTACAAGGCCACCACTAATACTCTGTAGCTGATTCCTCAAATCATCGTCAATTACCGTCGCCATAATGCAACGGGTCTTCAACcatcgatgatgatgctctggGCATGGGCAGGTGTTCCGCTAGGCGTGTacaacatcgtcaaagaGTTCAACATCGCCTTACGGATACAGCCTCAGATCTTGACGCTTTTGAGTCTCGTAACATGGATTCAATGTTACTACTACGAACGAGTACGAACCCTAAGTCCATCCACACGTAATGAAGCTAACGAATGTCAGAAATGGAGTGTCTACCGCTCTTTACTCGTTGTCGTCCCAATCGCAGCCGTGATGGGCGGAATCcaagccagtctcatcatcgcccttCGCATCGCCAAATCACGCTCGCTAGAATGGCCTCTCATCCTCATGGCATCTCTGTCCGCAGCCTTACTCGCAGCAGGCGTACTAACCCACTACTGGGACATCTGGAAGCATCGAACGGTCCGCGGCATATCATTTCTGTTCGTGGCCATTGATGCCGCAGGCGACGTGTTCTCACTTGTGTCCGTGTTCTTCCAGCCTGaacttgatgttcttggtaTTGTGATCTACGCGACAGAGTTTGTTCTGTGGTGTGGTGTTTTTGCTTGTGGTGGGTATTACAACCTGTTGCCATGGGTCAGAAAGAGGTTTGGGAGTGAGGGTAAGAGGGTTGAAGGTGAGGAGAGTGCAGGGAATGGGgtcatgatgaatgagaACATTTCTTCTAGTTCGGTGTTCAGGACGGTGAGTGGGAACGGAGAGGGCGTGAGGGCGAGGAATGCGCATCATGGATCTCAAGATGTTGAGTGAGCATGGACAGAGAGGACGTTGCAATGCCCCCAAACTGTCGGTTTGCCAACATAGAGGAAGGCCTCGGGATATCAAATTAGAATCATACAACAATTTCCAAGGCTATCGCCATAAAGCGAATTGCACTGCTTAAACTCATCACAGGACATAGATGTCCCTCACCTTGTGTCGGTTTGGCTCGTGTTGTCCAGTTCAGAGTCATGTCTTGCGCCTATAGCCAAGCTATCATAACCTTAACCATAAGCTTACAACCTGTCAATTGTCTCTCGTATTTCATACTACCAACTCAATAAATCGGCGTCCCCAAGACTCGATTCCAGACTCATTCTAGAGCGTCCTGCTCCCGCGACAGGGGCTTGCTTTTAGTGGATCTAGCCCCTTGAAAACGTCACCCTAAGACTATCTCGGCTTTCCACttccatccattccatcATGTCTCTTCCCGCGACAACCCAAAACAATCTTCACATCGTCATTTCTTAGCAAAACAGGGCCCTAGTGCCATGTTCGAGCTCCAGCCGCAATGCCTTCAAGCTGGTCCTCCTCCAGCCGGCGACTGATGCTGAATAAACGCTTCAGTCGCATGGCCATTGCTGGCCTCTGTACCGTCGTCTTTCTCATTCTTGTCTTCTGGGGTGCCATCCATGGTAGCTATGGCGTATCCCAATACTATTCTTTTTCGACGACGAGCTCTTTTCGCCCCGTATCCGTCGATCCTGAGGGTAAGACAACACAAGACCTTTGCGCAACGTTCCCCAAGCATTTGCTACAGACGATACAACCTGTTCTCAAGATGGGCCACGCCGATACGAAAGAAAGACTCGATGCTCAATTCGATAGTGTGAGCGCTTGCTTTGGAAAGGGTGAGCTGCTGGTCATCTCGGATCTCGACGAGTCGGTACACGACCATCAAGCGATCGATGTCCTCGCCGACTTGCCCGCCATTTACTACCACGACAACCCCGATTTCGTGAACTACATGTGGCAGAAGGAAATGCGGGCAAATGGCACCCTCGACGTGGACTTGGAAGCAACAGCGCGCATCCAAGGTTGGAGGATGGACAAGTTCAAATTTCTCCCGATGATCGAGCGCGCATGGAAAATGAAGCCAAACAAAGActtttacttcttcttcgagacaGATACGTAGGTTTCCATACCAACACAACTTAACACGCCACTAACGGTTACAGTTACGTCTTCTGGGATAACGCTTTCCGCTTCCTCCAAACCTTCGATCCCGATGCGCCGTTATACATGGGCTCTCCCTCGCCGGGTACGCACGACGTTAAACAAGACATAAAGACATGGTTCGCAAACGGCGGACCAGGCTTTGTTCTCAGCCGTGGTGCGATGAGGGCACTCCTCGTCCGTAAGACAACGCCCTACGGGCAGTACGTCGAACCGCCAGCTACGGAAAAGTGGCTTCCCATGCTTCGGGACGATTGCTGCGGTGATAGCGTTACGGGATGGGCGTTGTGGAACGTTAGTGTCCCTCTGAGGGGATATTGGCCACTATTCAACCCGCATCCTTTGCACAGTATTCCGTTCAGCGACAAGTATTGGTGTCAGCCTGTCATGACGCTACACAAGTCGTCGCCGAAAGACATGGTTGACGTTTGGCGGTGGGAGTTTGCGCAACGGCAGCTCGGGGTAAGTTGAACACCCGTAAGCTTTGTTTCACGTACTAACTGTCACAGCGCCCGTTACTTTACTCTGACGTATGGAAGTTTCACCATCCCGGCGATCGTGAAGTTGCAGAGAATTGGGATAATGGGAAATGGGATTTTACAGTTGCACCGCCCGAAGCAAAGATCGACTCATTTGAAGCATGCGGCAAGTACTGCAAGGACAGCAGCGATTGTCTACAGTACAATTGGCGAGGGCGCGACGAGAAAAAGTGTGTTACCTCCAAGTCCTTCCGAGTCGGCGAGCCACGACAACCGGAAAAGATCATCGAGCCTGAAGTCAAAGACGACAAGGGCAATGTTATACCACTACCACCAGATCGCCAAGATCGATGGGTGGATTTCAAGTCAGGATGGCTGACTGAGAGGATTGAGCAGTGGAGGTCGAACAGGAATTGTTCAGAAGTGCAATGGGTTGGACCCAGTACTAAGAGAATCTTCTGATGTGATACCAGGGTCGTTGAATATACATACTGTTAGCCAGGCGTTGGGGGTAAGGGCATCACAGGTTATATAACATGCATTCCTAGCTGAGGTAGCGATAGCATCTTCTAGGCGAGTCTTTTTGCTAGGTATACTTGTCATCATATCATGAATACAGCATCTCCGAGCGAGGCATCACTAAACGGGCCGTAGAGTGAAATCTCACCATTCATCGATCGACAAACCCCCACGAACCattaatttaacttaatCCCGGTTCACATCCGCAGGTCCAGAACACCAACTAAAAAAACTCTGTAGTCTACTTTAGCTCAAAGAGCTACAAGGGTGCTTGAATGCAGCTGAGGCTTAAAACGGCTatcgatggtgatgaaaaATTGCCTCATTGCAAATGATGCTATGCTATCATATGACATTAATTTGCTTGGCTGCGGCTAAAAGAAACAGCGCAGCCAATTTTTGAGCTCTCAGCTAGTTTTTCAGAACTCAATTGCTCGTTGCAACCTCATGATATCTTCGCCACATTAGTTGTCAAGAGCAAAATGGGAACAGAAAGTCAAATAAATGCCGCGCAGGCACCGATAGGAACGAGAGATGAGGCCATCGCCATTGTAGGTGAGGAGCAGCACTCAATTGATCCCATCGTCGCAGCGCGCGCCGTTCGAAAGATTGACTTGTTTCTCATCCCCGCCATGATCATAGGCTGTACGTTTCCCTGTCTCCCCCTCAAACTGTTCTAACATATATAGATGGACTTGTATACTACGATAAAGCCATTCTTGGTTCAGCTGTTCTCTTCGGCATGACGACGGATTTACACCTTACCATTGTTGATGCATCGACTACACCGCCAACAGTTGATACCCGTCGTTTAAGCTGGGCGACGTCACTGTTCTACTTTGGGATGCTGGCGGGTTTGTATCCCATGACATTTGCTCTTCAGAGGTTCAACATCGGTCGTGTTCTCGGTGGTGTGGTTGTTGTGTGGGCTGCTATTTGTATGCTCACTGCTGCGGTGACGTCCTACCAGGGCTTATACGTACAGAGATTCTTTCTCGGTTTCGTTGAGAGTATAATCCCCACTGGGTTCATGTGCATCGTCTCGGGGTACTATACGCAAGCTGAGCAGTCGTTGCGACAGAGTTGGTGGTTCTCGTCGACTGGACTGTTCACCATTATCGGTGGAGCGATGAACTATGGTTTTGCGCAGATTACGGGTGGTGGGTTGAAGAGATGGCAGTATATCTACCTCCTCGCTGGATCACTCACCTTTTTGTTTGGACTattctgcttcatcatgccAAATTCGCCTGTATCAGCTTGGTTCCTCACTTCTGAAGAACGATTCGCTGCTGTCGAGCGTTTGAGACATGGACAAACCGGTGTTCGTTGCACCAAGTTTAAAAGCTCCCAACTAAAAGAAGCTATCCTCGACGTCAAGATCTGGCTCGTCGCACTTATGATGGCATCAGCATACACCGTCAACGGCGCAGTAAGCGGTTTCGGACCCCTCATCGTCTCGACCTTCGGCTGGAGCACCCTCCACTCCATCCTGTTCCAATTCCCCCTCGGCGGACTGTGCTTCATCGTGATCCTCCTCACAGGCTGGCTTGGCTCCAAGTTCACCAACATCCGTATCTTCATGCTCATCTTCACATGTCTCCCCGTCATCGCAGGCTGTGCCATCATCTGGAAGAGCGAGTGGAGTTACCGCGCTGCTGCACCGGTGGTGGGATACTCGATCACAGGATTCTTTGGGGGAACGGTGAGTCTGATAATCACTATTGGAATGTCGAACGTTGCGGGTCATACGAAGAAGAGCTTTATGGCTGCTACAATATTTGTGGCGTATTGTGTCGGAAATATTGTTGGGCCGCAGCTAGTTTGGAGtcagacgaagaaggatCACTATCCGGCTCTTTGGCTGGGGTTGATTATCTGGTAAGTCTTGTTTACATTGTTCTTGCTTCGTGGCTGACTGTTTTAGTTATATCATTTGTATTTGTGCGTCGACTACACTGTACTTTGTTCTGAGGAATGAGAACAAGAGGAGGGATGCGCTGGGGCTGGGAGATGAGAGCGAGAGAGCCAAGCTGGCGTTTCAGGACTTGACTGATAAGGAGAACCCTTACTTCCGCTATGTTTACTAATAACTAGAATATGGCATTGATAGACAGGGATAGAGAAAAGTTGCAGGGGGTTTGGACGGACCACAATACACGATAGAAGTTGGTCACATAAGCAGTTCAGAACAAGAGAATCCTACCAGCGTCATGTACCAGCGAGCATTGAACAGCCTTTCCATAAATCATGGCATATCATTAACTACCGACAAGGTACGGAGTATCTCATAAACAATCCCATTCCCTCCCCTACTTTCGAGGGGTCTTATTGTTCCTGATCTCAATAATCAACTCCCCCAGTGTTCATACCACAGACGAAAATCTTTGTCTTTTTGAGCTTACCCTCTACAGCTTCGAAGGGGTCTCGTTGtggttcttgatctcaacGATCAACTTTCCAGTGTTGATACCCTTGTACAGATCCACAAGAGCCTGCTCAGCAACCTTGAGACCACCACGAACAACGGTCTCCGTCTTCTTGAGCTTACCCTCCGCGATCCACTGAGCCAGCTCAGCGCGAGCAGCGGGGAAGTCCTTGACGTGgtcgaggacgatgaagCCCTGCATTCTGATGCGCATGGTGACGATCTGGGAGAATGCTCGGGGGCCCTGGGGCTTGGCGGCGTTGTATTGGCTGACGAGACCGCACTCGATGAAGCGAGCGTGTTCCTTTGCTCGCATGAGACACATGTCGAGGATATCGCCACCGAC
It encodes:
- a CDS encoding major facilitator superfamily domain-containing protein; translation: MGTESQINAAQAPIGTRDEAIAIVGEEQHSIDPIVAARAVRKIDLFLIPAMIIGYGLVYYDKAILGSAVLFGMTTDLHLTIVDASTTPPTVDTRRLSWATSLFYFGMLAGLYPMTFALQRFNIGRVLGGVVVVWAAICMLTAAVTSYQGLYVQRFFLGFVESIIPTGFMCIVSGYYTQAEQSLRQSWWFSSTGLFTIIGGAMNYGFAQITGGGLKRWQYIYLLAGSLTFLFGLFCFIMPNSPVSAWFLTSEERFAAVERLRHGQTGVRCTKFKSSQLKEAILDVKIWLVALMMASAYTVNGAVSGFGPLIVSTFGWSTLHSILFQFPLGGLCFIVILLTGWLGSKFTNIRIFMLIFTCLPVIAGCAIIWKSEWSYRAAAPVVGYSITGFFGGTVSLIITIGMSNVAGHTKKSFMAATIFVAYCVGNIVGPQLVWSQTKKDHYPALWLGLIICYIICICASTTLYFVLRNENKRRDALGLGDESERAKLAFQDLTDKENPYFRYVY
- a CDS encoding PQ loop repeat-domain-containing protein, which translates into the protein MDVPVAANILGTLGAVCWSIQLIPQIIVNYRRHNATGLQPSMMMLWAWAGVPLGVYNIVKEFNIALRIQPQILTLLSLVTWIQCYYYERKWSVYRSLLVVVPIAAVMGGIQASLIIALRIAKSRSLEWPLILMASLSAALLAAGVLTHYWDIWKHRTVRGISFLFVAIDAAGDVFSLVSVFFQPELDVLGIVIYATEFVLWCGVFACGGYYNLLPWVRKRFGSEGKRVEGEESAGNGVMMNENISSSSVFRTVSGNGEGVRARNAHHGSQDVE